Proteins encoded in a region of the Candidatus Nitrospira nitrificans genome:
- a CDS encoding cupin domain-containing protein — protein sequence MFKVALADRPEFLAGDDTRLREIFHPAKHQLKLKYSLVHGTLPPGRRSKRHVLASSEVYYFISGSGRFTIDDHATLIEPGTTIYVPPGGNQFVENTGEIDLEFLCLVDPAWRIEDETILE from the coding sequence GTGTTCAAGGTGGCGCTGGCGGATCGCCCCGAATTTCTGGCGGGGGACGATACTCGCTTGCGGGAGATTTTTCATCCTGCCAAGCATCAGCTCAAACTGAAATATAGTCTTGTTCATGGGACATTACCGCCTGGTCGGCGCTCAAAGCGTCATGTTTTGGCCTCGTCGGAAGTCTACTACTTCATCTCAGGGAGCGGCCGCTTCACGATCGACGACCATGCCACGCTGATCGAGCCCGGAACGACTATCTATGTGCCGCCAGGGGGGAATCAGTTCGTCGAAAATACCGGGGAAATCGATCTCGAGTTTTTGTGTCTCGTTGACCCGGCCTGGCGAATAGAAGATGAAACGATATTGGAATAG
- the leuB gene encoding 3-isopropylmalate dehydrogenase, whose amino-acid sequence MKAKIAVLAGDGVGREIVPEAVKVLKIIAEKYGHSFEFVAADIGGQAIDKVGVPLPQDTLALAKQSDAVLLGAVGGPRWEGLEYSLRPERALLGIREALGLYANLRPAKLYSNLVDASTLKREVVEGIDILVIRELTGGIYFGKPKGIEKLPNGEERGVNTEVYTTEEIRRIAKVAFEAARKRRKKVTSVDKANVLESSELWRKVVIDIHASYPDVELGHIYVDNAAMQLVRNPRQFDVLLCNNMFGDILSDEAAMLTGSIGMLPSASIGAKVGLFEPIHGSAPDIAGKNIANPIATISSTAMMLSYAFQLDKEAEAIEQAIVKTLDLGYRTKDIQSPGAKIVGTVEMGEAIVRNLN is encoded by the coding sequence GTGAAGGCCAAGATTGCAGTGCTGGCGGGAGACGGGGTCGGGCGAGAGATCGTTCCCGAAGCCGTGAAGGTATTGAAAATAATCGCCGAGAAGTATGGGCACTCATTCGAGTTTGTCGCAGCCGATATCGGCGGTCAGGCGATCGATAAAGTGGGTGTGCCGCTGCCACAGGACACCTTGGCGCTCGCCAAACAAAGTGATGCCGTCTTGCTGGGCGCCGTCGGGGGGCCGCGATGGGAGGGCTTGGAGTACAGCCTGCGGCCGGAACGCGCGCTGCTTGGAATCAGGGAAGCCTTAGGGCTCTATGCCAACTTGCGGCCGGCCAAGCTCTATTCGAATCTCGTGGATGCCTCCACGTTGAAGCGCGAGGTGGTCGAGGGCATCGATATCCTCGTGATTCGCGAGCTCACGGGCGGAATCTATTTCGGCAAGCCGAAGGGCATCGAAAAGTTGCCGAATGGGGAAGAGCGGGGGGTCAATACGGAAGTCTATACGACGGAAGAGATTCGGCGGATCGCCAAGGTTGCGTTCGAGGCGGCGCGGAAAAGGCGCAAGAAGGTCACCTCAGTCGATAAAGCCAATGTGTTGGAATCGTCCGAGCTGTGGCGCAAGGTGGTCATTGACATCCATGCATCCTATCCGGATGTCGAACTCGGACATATCTACGTGGATAACGCTGCGATGCAGTTGGTGCGGAACCCACGGCAATTCGACGTGCTGCTGTGCAACAACATGTTCGGAGACATTCTGAGCGATGAAGCGGCGATGCTGACCGGTTCAATCGGCATGTTGCCGTCGGCGAGCATCGGGGCCAAGGTCGGCTTGTTTGAGCCGATTCATGGGAGCGCTCCGGACATCGCGGGGAAAAATATTGCGAACCCAATCGCCACGATTTCATCGACTGCCATGATGCTGTCGTACGCTTTTCAACTCGACAAAGAAGCGGAAGCCATCGAACAGGCCATCGTGAAGACGCTCGATCTTGGCTATCGGACCAAAGATATTCAGAGTCCCGGAGCGAAGATTGTCGGTACCGTGGAGATGGGCGAGGCGATTGTCCGAAACTTGAATTAG
- a CDS encoding NHL domain-containing protein translates to MTAILSTLMIRTFAGTGESGYAGDGGPSIQARLNEPKGVAIDCHGNVYVADSENHVVRKVDRATGIISTVAGMSGEGRMSSAVQRSAPTQLADEDPLADDTDKLSHAKFTQQADVSGTVRYWTNQAASSPRRHGGDGGIAVSALLNFPTAVAVDREGNLYIADTMNHRVRVVDAGTGIISTVAGTGQATFSGDGGPADQAALNEPAALVIDDAGRLYIADQSNHRVRMVDLKTGVIQTIAGTGAAVYDGDGKPAANTALSGPSGLALTADRLYVADTFNGRVRCVELSSGLMTTVAGDDGVYRYESPSDAPSASLSRPTGIALDHQGHLFLTDSDNHVIRRWDWESSVAVCVAGQGVPGYSGDGGVARKASLCYPFGIVADRDGALLVADTFNHRIRVLVSE, encoded by the coding sequence ATGACCGCCATTCTTTCCACCCTCATGATCAGAACCTTCGCCGGCACCGGCGAATCTGGTTATGCGGGAGACGGGGGACCTTCGATACAAGCCCGTTTGAACGAGCCAAAAGGCGTGGCGATCGATTGCCATGGCAATGTCTATGTGGCCGATTCGGAAAACCATGTCGTTCGGAAGGTCGATCGCGCGACCGGTATTATCTCAACGGTAGCCGGCATGTCCGGCGAGGGCCGGATGAGTTCGGCTGTGCAACGGAGCGCACCCACACAGCTCGCGGATGAAGATCCTTTGGCCGATGATACCGACAAACTCAGTCACGCCAAATTTACGCAGCAAGCGGATGTGAGCGGCACAGTCCGGTATTGGACGAATCAAGCAGCCTCATCTCCCAGGCGGCATGGCGGAGATGGCGGGATCGCGGTGAGCGCGCTGCTTAACTTTCCTACGGCAGTCGCGGTGGATCGGGAGGGGAATCTGTATATCGCGGATACCATGAACCATCGTGTGCGGGTGGTCGATGCCGGCACCGGGATTATTTCGACCGTGGCCGGAACCGGTCAGGCCACATTCTCCGGTGACGGCGGTCCCGCCGACCAGGCTGCGCTCAACGAACCGGCGGCGCTGGTCATTGACGATGCGGGCCGACTCTATATCGCCGATCAAAGCAACCATCGTGTAAGGATGGTAGATCTCAAGACCGGTGTGATTCAGACGATTGCGGGAACCGGCGCCGCGGTGTACGACGGCGATGGGAAGCCTGCCGCAAACACGGCACTGTCAGGCCCCAGTGGATTGGCCCTGACGGCGGACCGACTCTACGTCGCCGATACGTTCAACGGCCGAGTGCGATGCGTCGAGCTTTCGTCAGGGTTGATGACCACGGTGGCCGGCGACGACGGAGTCTATCGGTATGAGTCGCCGTCGGATGCGCCGTCAGCCAGTCTTTCACGCCCGACCGGAATCGCCTTGGATCATCAGGGGCATCTCTTTCTGACCGATTCAGACAATCACGTCATCCGGCGGTGGGATTGGGAATCGAGTGTGGCCGTCTGCGTGGCGGGGCAAGGAGTTCCCGGCTATTCCGGTGACGGCGGTGTCGCACGAAAAGCAAGTCTGTGTTACCCATTCGGCATCGTTGCGGATCGCGACGGAGCGTTGCTGGTGGCCGACACGTTTAATCATCGTATTCGCGTATTGGTATCGGAGTGA
- a CDS encoding aspartate-semialdehyde dehydrogenase: MMKKKSGYTVAVLGATGAVGQETLEILEERKFPLAGLRLFASKRSAGEVMTCQDKEWIIEELTESSSFAGVDLAFISATDAISKEYGQRLGAAGIVVIDDSAVFRMDDQVPLVVPEVNAAALGLMPRGIVAIPNCTTTPLVMALKPLHDAVGVKRVVVTTFQSVSGTGTAAMDELMEQTKDLLAFQDIKTEVYPYQIAFNLLPHIGSFNEGGDCSEEVKIAKETRKILNAPALRVTATTVRVPVLRCHSEAINVELERPLKANEARAVLAAMPGVIVYDDPVKKLYPMPLDATGKDEVYIGRVREDESIANGLNLWVVSDNLRKGAALNAIQIAECLVNG, encoded by the coding sequence ATGATGAAGAAGAAATCAGGGTATACGGTGGCGGTTCTAGGCGCGACCGGAGCGGTTGGGCAAGAAACGCTGGAGATTTTAGAAGAGCGCAAATTTCCGCTCGCCGGCCTCCGGCTCTTCGCGTCCAAGCGGTCGGCCGGCGAAGTCATGACCTGCCAGGACAAGGAGTGGATAATCGAAGAGTTGACGGAATCGTCTTCCTTTGCCGGAGTAGATCTTGCGTTTATCTCGGCCACTGATGCCATCAGCAAAGAGTACGGCCAGCGATTGGGGGCGGCGGGAATCGTCGTCATCGACGATAGCGCCGTGTTCCGCATGGATGATCAGGTTCCCTTGGTGGTCCCCGAAGTGAATGCCGCCGCGTTAGGCCTGATGCCTCGAGGAATCGTGGCCATTCCAAACTGCACGACTACTCCGTTGGTGATGGCGCTCAAGCCCCTTCATGACGCGGTGGGGGTCAAGCGTGTGGTGGTCACGACCTTTCAGTCCGTTTCGGGAACAGGCACGGCGGCGATGGATGAGCTGATGGAGCAAACGAAAGATCTCTTAGCGTTTCAGGACATCAAAACGGAAGTCTATCCGTACCAGATCGCTTTCAATCTGTTGCCGCACATCGGCTCGTTTAACGAGGGGGGGGACTGTTCGGAAGAGGTGAAGATTGCCAAAGAAACTCGAAAGATTCTCAATGCGCCGGCCCTTCGGGTCACCGCCACGACGGTACGAGTTCCCGTGCTGCGCTGCCATTCTGAGGCGATCAATGTGGAATTGGAGCGTCCCTTGAAGGCAAACGAAGCGCGGGCTGTGCTCGCGGCCATGCCCGGTGTGATTGTCTACGACGATCCAGTCAAGAAACTATACCCGATGCCGTTGGATGCGACCGGAAAGGATGAAGTCTATATCGGTCGCGTGCGGGAGGATGAATCGATTGCGAACGGCCTCAATCTGTGGGTGGTCTCCGACAATCTTCGCAAAGGAGCCGCTCTGAATGCCATTCAGATCGCGGAATGTCTGGTGAATGGCTAG
- a CDS encoding DUF2905 domain-containing protein, translating into MPEWTTLGKVLIGIGLGIVALGVLLVVVERIPGFANVFSWLGKLPGDISIKRDNFSFYFPIATSIVLSILLSLLFYLVGWLFRR; encoded by the coding sequence ATGCCGGAATGGACTACGCTTGGCAAGGTCTTAATCGGAATAGGGCTTGGAATCGTTGCGCTCGGGGTTCTGTTGGTCGTTGTGGAGCGGATTCCTGGCTTCGCGAACGTCTTCAGTTGGCTCGGCAAGCTCCCGGGCGACATTTCCATCAAGCGTGACAATTTCAGCTTCTATTTTCCCATCGCGACAAGTATTGTCCTCAGTATCCTTCTGAGTCTGCTATTCTATCTTGTAGGATGGCTCTTTCGCCGATGA
- a CDS encoding SpoIID/LytB domain-containing protein, which produces MIAARLRAGAAGLGFCLGSIMTPEAWAAQSIRVLLASDVQQLEVHTDQTIWVTDEHDQAWSYRPVLRIKVSGHALILNGKPVVSDQLTLRAGNHDLKLRLNGNGRRTVLHAGDDKGSLQISGVIQLLRRGKGRLLVNHVDVEEYVKGVVPAEVNSAWHPEMLKVQAIATRTYALYQHMLSARRDYDVVAGIQDQVYRGRHGIDERVIQAVESTRGLVVTHEGAPIYAAFSSTAAGITEDAMIVWSKDLPYLKGVECPFDLESPYYQWKASVKIDSLEKNLRQQGFMVGTISAITPLAYSRAGRVATLRIAHSSGELTLRGEDLRKAVGYTVVPSTQFVVESVGQDVVFSGYGAGHAVGLCQWGAKELAELGYSFSSILGYYYPGTELQDASLTHAPSVLPTPAASPS; this is translated from the coding sequence ATGATAGCCGCGCGGCTCCGGGCCGGCGCAGCGGGATTGGGGTTCTGCCTCGGCTCGATCATGACGCCGGAGGCCTGGGCTGCGCAATCGATTCGCGTGCTGTTGGCGTCGGATGTTCAGCAGCTGGAAGTCCATACCGATCAGACCATTTGGGTGACGGATGAACATGATCAGGCGTGGTCCTATCGACCTGTGCTACGGATTAAGGTGAGCGGCCATGCGTTGATCCTCAACGGCAAACCGGTGGTCAGCGATCAGTTGACGTTACGGGCCGGGAATCACGACCTCAAGCTCCGGCTGAATGGGAACGGCAGGAGGACCGTGCTTCATGCCGGTGATGACAAGGGCAGCCTGCAAATCAGCGGAGTGATCCAGCTTCTCCGGCGGGGGAAGGGACGGCTCCTGGTCAATCACGTCGATGTGGAAGAGTATGTCAAAGGGGTCGTGCCGGCGGAGGTCAATTCTGCCTGGCATCCTGAAATGTTGAAGGTGCAGGCCATCGCTACCCGGACCTATGCGCTGTATCAACATATGCTCAGTGCCAGACGGGATTACGATGTCGTTGCCGGTATCCAAGATCAGGTCTATCGTGGCCGTCACGGTATCGATGAGCGGGTGATCCAGGCCGTAGAATCGACGAGAGGCTTGGTGGTGACCCATGAGGGTGCCCCGATCTATGCCGCGTTCTCTTCGACCGCCGCCGGGATTACGGAAGACGCCATGATCGTGTGGTCGAAGGATCTTCCATATTTGAAGGGCGTGGAGTGCCCGTTCGATCTCGAGTCCCCGTATTATCAGTGGAAGGCTTCCGTCAAGATCGACTCCTTGGAGAAGAATTTGCGGCAACAAGGATTTATGGTGGGAACCATCTCGGCTATCACACCGCTCGCCTATAGCCGCGCCGGACGAGTGGCGACCCTGCGGATTGCGCACTCAAGCGGGGAATTGACACTACGGGGCGAAGATCTGCGCAAAGCCGTGGGGTATACGGTGGTGCCCAGTACGCAATTTGTAGTTGAGTCGGTCGGGCAGGACGTCGTTTTCTCAGGCTACGGAGCCGGTCATGCGGTCGGTCTTTGCCAGTGGGGCGCGAAGGAGCTGGCGGAGCTGGGATATTCGTTTTCGAGCATTCTTGGCTACTACTATCCTGGGACGGAGCTTCAGGATGCGTCATTGACTCATGCACCTTCTGTGCTTCCGACCCCTGCGGCCTCTCCATCCTAG